TAGGGCTGAACTTTCTGATACGCTAACCGGCCTTAGAGAGCTTAGTATTTATCAAGCAAGTGGCGCTCAAATTTCAAAATGTGATAATTTAAATGGGCAATACAACCAGCAACTTTATAGTCGCCATAAAGCACTAGCAAATAGCGACGGTTTAAGTTTGCTGGTAGTGCAATTAGCCATGCTAGGCGCCATCGTTACTATTGTGCCATTGGTGTACAGCGGTGCCATGATAAATGTAGAGCTTGCTATGCTAAGCCTATTTGTATTGGCAAGCTTTGAAAGCGTATTGCTCCTGCCTAATGCATTTATAGAGCTGCCTAATGTGCTAAAAGCCGCAGAGCGACTATTTACACTTCAAGATAAAGTATCTGATCAGAGCAACAATCACAGCGCTTTAATTGATACTCCGTTTGATAAAAATAATACCGCACTAACACTTAACAACATTAGCTATAAATACGATGAGCATAATGCATTAACTGATGTGAGCTTTATGCTAAAAGCGCAGCAAAAAGTAGCCATTGTAGGTAAAAGCGGCAGCGGTAAAACCACCTTGGTTAATTTGCTCACCGGGCTATGGCCTATTCAAAGCGGCAGCATTGAGTTACATGATCAAAGCATTTCTCATGACTTGCACTCACTAAGTACTGACACCCGCGCAAGCGTTATAAATATATTAGCGCAGCAGCACCATATTTTTGATGGCACCCTAAGTGAAAATTTACGTTACGCAGCGCCAAGTGCAACAAATGAGCAAATGCACACCGCGCTTGAGCAAGCACAGCTTGGGCAATGGTTAAGTGAGCTAAAAAGTGGCTTAAATACACGTTTAGGCACAGGCGGACGTAATGTATCTCAAGGGCAATCTAGGCGCATAGCTATAGCTCAAGCTTTATTGCAAAGCCCCGCTATTTTAGTACTTGATGAGCCAACTGAGGGCTTAGATAATCAATCTAAACAAAGTGTAATGCATGCCATTATGACCGTAATGAATAATGCAAGCGTGCTTACGATTACTCACGACCCCGCTCTTTTAACCCAAATGGATAACATTGTGTGGTTAGAAGATGGAAAAATAATAGCGCAAGGTACACACCAACAGCTTAGTGAACAATACGATGATTATGTATCGTTAACCACCCGCTTTTAATATGACTAGTCTTTTAAAACACTAACAGACACATCAATAATGCCGACTTTAGGGTCGGCTATTTTTTTAAACATCCCTAGTGATAAATCAATAACGCGGCCACGCACATATGGGCCTCTGTCGTTTATTCTTACTATTACCGATTTATTATTAGCTAAGTTAGTTACTTTTACTTTAGTGCCAAAAGCAAAGTCTAAGTGCGCGGCAGTCGCTGCGCTTTGACTAAACGTTTCGCCACTAGCTGTTGTACGCCCATGGTATTTGTTAGCATAGTATGAGGCTTTACCCACCTGAGTTACTTCGCCATTTGATGAGATAACAATAGGTTGGCTACTACATGCAGCCAATATAAGGCTAAAACTTAAAGTAAAAACTAACTGTGATATACGCATAAAAAGACTTTAATTATAAAAATTGGCGCAAGCGTAACCTTAACACCCTGAGCATGTACTGAATTTAACAAAGGCATTTTGAATAACAAATACCAATTCGCTTAATTAAGTAGTCTATTTTGAAGTAGTGAAACCTTGTCGATAGAATGGCAAAAAATTCGCTATTTAGTTGTTCAAAATGAGAAACCTTTAACGCAGCTAACATCAGGTTTTGCCACTCAAAATGGTTAATAACAATTGGTATAAATTACAGGCAATAAAAAACCACCGTCGATTTATCTCAGGTGGTTTATTTAAAAACAGTGAGCGCTTATCTTACGATACCGCGCTCAGAGCCTTTAACAAAATCTATCATGGTTTGTACTGCTGGGTACTTTGCAGCGTCTTCACTTAGTGAAGCTATGGCTTCATCAACACCTAAGCTCTTACGGTAAAACGCTTTATAAGCACGGCGTACTGCCATTATTTCATCGCTTTCAAAGCCACGACGTTTCATGCCTTCTTTATTGATTGCTGCAGGGCCTGCTGGCATACCAATAGTAGTAACAAACGGCGGTACGTCTTTATTAACACCCGAGTACATGCCAATAAATGCGTGATCACCAATTTT
The sequence above is drawn from the Pseudoalteromonas espejiana DSM 9414 genome and encodes:
- the cydC gene encoding thiol reductant ABC exporter subunit CydC produces the protein MTNFIRLLQLCRPHYKAMLLGTFLATLTVLANVGLLAISGWFLASMAAAGLAGVQMNYFTPAGTIRFLAIVRTASRYGERLVTHNATFLLLSEIRVNMFATLSKLNNVDLAMSRSADLVNRLQNDVDALDKFYLNILLPMLVALLSVPIIMVFMAAYNANVALICFIGILLIGVVLPALLSVKLNKNSHKETQLSAQLRAELSDTLTGLRELSIYQASGAQISKCDNLNGQYNQQLYSRHKALANSDGLSLLVVQLAMLGAIVTIVPLVYSGAMINVELAMLSLFVLASFESVLLLPNAFIELPNVLKAAERLFTLQDKVSDQSNNHSALIDTPFDKNNTALTLNNISYKYDEHNALTDVSFMLKAQQKVAIVGKSGSGKTTLVNLLTGLWPIQSGSIELHDQSISHDLHSLSTDTRASVINILAQQHHIFDGTLSENLRYAAPSATNEQMHTALEQAQLGQWLSELKSGLNTRLGTGGRNVSQGQSRRIAIAQALLQSPAILVLDEPTEGLDNQSKQSVMHAIMTVMNNASVLTITHDPALLTQMDNIVWLEDGKIIAQGTHQQLSEQYDDYVSLTTRF
- a CDS encoding septal ring lytic transglycosylase RlpA family protein, which translates into the protein MRISQLVFTLSFSLILAACSSQPIVISSNGEVTQVGKASYYANKYHGRTTASGETFSQSAATAAHLDFAFGTKVKVTNLANNKSVIVRINDRGPYVRGRVIDLSLGMFKKIADPKVGIIDVSVSVLKD